A window from Ignavibacteriota bacterium encodes these proteins:
- a CDS encoding site-specific integrase: MGIILRERKLKSRKTSFYLEYNLNGKKKFEFLKIDLGEKNSKYKEERKLAEAIRDQRKLDYFYSSNNLPNKSKTKINLVEYYLKNLQLKPPDRPSWTNSYLKLKQFTNGKIRFNQVTVEWLEEYKNYLLSKVSQNTAHHYFANLSTVFNQAVKDGIIDNNILKRVNHIPKKDVKREFLLDDDIKKLIKTDCKVPETKRAFLFSCYTGLRFSDVKNLTWGNIKNDQIEFRQIKTNNVEYLPLHKDAKKLLFENSSNNIIPIPMMKVFNLPSKSYQNSIIKKWVKSAGINKNISFHSARHTFATLALTYGANIYTVSKLLGHKDIMTTQIYAKIIDKKKIQAVDAIPNFL; this comes from the coding sequence ATGGGTATAATTTTAAGAGAAAGAAAATTAAAGAGTAGAAAAACTAGTTTTTATTTAGAGTATAATTTAAATGGTAAGAAAAAGTTTGAATTCTTAAAAATTGATCTTGGAGAGAAAAATAGCAAATATAAAGAGGAAAGAAAACTAGCAGAAGCAATAAGAGACCAAAGAAAGTTAGATTACTTTTATTCTAGCAATAATTTACCAAATAAAAGTAAAACCAAGATAAATCTTGTAGAATATTATTTAAAAAATCTACAATTGAAACCACCAGACAGACCATCATGGACAAACTCATATCTAAAACTTAAGCAATTTACTAATGGCAAAATTAGATTTAATCAGGTGACAGTTGAGTGGTTGGAAGAATATAAAAATTATTTATTATCAAAGGTTTCTCAAAATACAGCTCATCATTATTTTGCAAATTTGTCAACTGTGTTTAATCAAGCTGTGAAGGATGGAATAATTGATAATAATATATTGAAAAGAGTAAATCATATACCAAAGAAAGATGTTAAAAGAGAATTTTTACTTGATGATGATATAAAGAAATTAATTAAAACTGATTGCAAAGTTCCTGAAACTAAAAGGGCATTTTTATTTTCTTGTTATACTGGACTAAGGTTTTCAGATGTGAAAAATTTGACATGGGGTAATATAAAAAATGATCAGATTGAGTTTAGACAAATTAAAACTAATAATGTTGAGTATTTGCCACTTCACAAAGATGCAAAAAAACTTTTATTTGAGAATTCATCAAACAATATTATTCCAATACCAATGATGAAAGTGTTTAATCTCCCATCAAAGTCATATCAAAATTCTATAATTAAAAAATGGGTGAAATCAGCAGGAATTAATAAAAACATTTCTTTTCATTCAGCAAGGCATACATTTGCCACATTAGCATTGACATATGGAGCAAATATTTATACAGTCAGTAAGTTATTAGGTCATAAAGATATTATGACAACTCAAATTTATGCTAAGATAATAGATAAAAAGAAAATACAAGCTGTTGATGCTATTCCTAATTTTTTGTAA
- a CDS encoding serine/threonine-protein phosphatase, with amino-acid sequence MNENYKNPSEKKLYETLKNDISEGGFSTNISKDYSELKEFFLTDERKKQLTGMGKFKGFFYMLGWMLKDLLLKLNPTRRLLLILGIVFLVSAGNFGLNGNNVNFSYDTSVLGGIIILFILMLELKDKLLAKDELNAGKSVQVALMSDKNPKVAGWKIWLFTEPANDVGGDLVDFVKTGESKYGITLADVSGKGLAAALLMSKLQTIVRAFAPDMTNLSEFGEKINKVFHKDILPNSFASMVYCSIQENSSNLEIFNAGHLPPVILKENEIEILPKGNVALGLSNSAKFTTQNINLESGNSLIIFSDGVTEARNFNGTFFGTERIYKILKISSQLSPQQVGERLLQNVKTFIANEKKHDDLSIVILKRSE; translated from the coding sequence ATGAATGAAAATTATAAAAACCCTAGCGAAAAAAAATTATACGAAACATTAAAAAATGATATTTCGGAAGGCGGCTTTAGTACAAATATTTCTAAAGATTATTCTGAACTAAAAGAATTTTTTCTTACAGATGAAAGAAAAAAACAGCTTACCGGAATGGGAAAATTTAAAGGATTTTTCTACATGCTCGGTTGGATGTTGAAAGATCTTTTGCTAAAATTAAATCCAACTAGAAGATTACTTTTAATTCTTGGAATTGTATTTCTTGTTTCAGCTGGTAATTTTGGACTTAATGGAAACAATGTAAATTTTTCTTACGACACAAGTGTTTTGGGCGGAATAATAATATTATTTATTTTGATGCTAGAGCTTAAAGATAAACTTTTAGCAAAGGATGAACTCAATGCTGGAAAATCTGTGCAAGTTGCGTTAATGTCGGATAAAAATCCAAAAGTTGCTGGATGGAAAATTTGGTTATTTACAGAGCCCGCAAATGATGTTGGCGGTGATCTTGTTGATTTTGTAAAAACCGGTGAAAGTAAATATGGAATTACACTTGCAGATGTTTCCGGAAAAGGTTTAGCTGCTGCATTGCTTATGTCTAAACTTCAAACAATAGTTAGAGCTTTTGCTCCGGATATGACAAATCTTTCTGAATTTGGCGAAAAGATTAATAAAGTTTTTCATAAAGATATTTTGCCAAATAGTTTTGCTTCAATGGTTTATTGTTCAATTCAAGAAAACTCAAGTAATTTGGAAATCTTTAATGCGGGACATTTACCGCCGGTAATTCTTAAAGAAAATGAAATTGAAATATTGCCAAAAGGCAATGTAGCATTGGGTTTATCAAACTCTGCAAAATTTACGACACAAAATATAAATTTAGAATCTGGAAATAGTTTAATAATATTTTCTGATGGAGTTACAGAAGCAAGAAATTTTAACGGAACATTTTTCGGCACGGAAAGAATTTATAAAATATTAAAAATTTCTAGTCAACTTTCACCTCAGCAAGTGGGGGAAAGATTATTACAAAACGTTAAAACATTTATAGCTAATGAAAAAAAACATGATGATCTTTCTATTGTAATATTGAAAAGAAGTGAATAA
- a CDS encoding helix-turn-helix domain-containing protein has protein sequence MANNKNDTLFLTFKQAVSYLDISESYLYKLTHQKQISYFKPGGKLIYFVKSDLDAWALSNKISSQNELADRALSYITNEKWRKK, from the coding sequence ATGGCTAACAATAAAAATGATACTTTGTTTTTAACTTTCAAACAAGCTGTTTCTTACTTAGATATTTCAGAATCATATCTTTATAAGTTAACCCATCAAAAACAGATTTCATATTTCAAACCTGGAGGCAAATTAATTTATTTTGTAAAAAGTGATTTAGATGCATGGGCATTAAGTAATAAAATTAGTTCACAAAATGAGTTAGCAGATAGAGCACTATCTTATATCACTAATGAAAAATGGAGGAAAAAATGA